Part of the Sodalinema gerasimenkoae IPPAS B-353 genome is shown below.
AAAGATATTAATGGAGATGGCAAACTCGAATATCTAACATTGGCTCAACCCTTTTTCTATGCCTTTAGTTCCTTTGCTGGTTCCGTTCCTCCCTCTCGCATCCTAAGTTTCCAAGATGGAGAATTTCACGATGTTAGCCGAGAACATCCTGAACAATTACGCTCTGTAGCTTGGCAGATGTATCTGGCACTCCAAGAACGCAACCATGAAGTGAACGGAATTTTAGCCGGTTACGTTGCCCAAAAAGCCCTTTTAGGAGAGTTTGAAGAAGGGTGGGAATTTATGTTGGCCCATTATGACCCCGATGATGACTCAGGAATCGGGGGATATAATATCTATAATGAGGAGCGAGAGATGGTTGGAAAACATCCCGACTTCCCAACGGCGTTACAGGCCTTTTTGCTCGACTGGGGCTATATTGAGGAGTCGGATTTACCTGGTGGTTGTGGCAGGAACTAACCCACCACAACAAACCCGAAATTTAAGTCATTCGGTTTCAGGCAATCACGCCGCTTCTAAGCTGCGTTTATAAGCCTCATCCAAAACTTCGCAGAGGGTGGGGTGAGTATGCACATTAAAGGCTAACTCACGCACCGATTGGCGATTGGCGATCGCATTGGCGGCCTCCTGAATCAAATCCGCCGCGTGAATGCCAATAATATGAACTCCCAACAATTCCCCCGTATCCTTACGGTAGATAATCTTGGCAATACCGTCGGTTTCTGCTTCAGCTAAGGCCTTAGAATTGGCCTTGAAATAGGTTCGCGCCGTTGCCACCTCAAAGCCTTCCGACTCTCCTAACTCCTTGGCTTGGGGTTCCGTTAAGCCCACAAAACTGATTTCGGGATGGGTAAAGGCTGCCGCTGGGATGCTGCGATAGTCAATCTGGCGATCGCGCCCTTGAATCGTCTCAACCACGGCAACCCCTTGAGCCGAGGCGGCATGGGCTAACATCATCTTACCCGTGGCATCGCCAATGGCCCAGAGATGCGGCACCGCTTCCCCATTAGCGGTAACTTGTAGAGAATCATTAACCGGAATAAAGCCTCGGCGATCGGTTTCCACTCCCACCGCTTCTAAATTCAGCTTATCCGTGACAGGAATTCGCCCCGTGGCTACCAAACAGGCGTCGACTTCCAAGACTTCGACGACTTCCTTAGATTTCGCATCCGTCAACTCAATCGTCACCGGGGTTCCTGGGGTGATTTTCGTGGCGAAGACACCGGCGTAGGTTTCCACATCTCGGGCATCCAACAATACCCGTTTGGCGATTTTGGCAATATCGGGATCGAAGGTGGGCATGAGTTTGTCGAGGGCTTCCACCATGGTAATCTCTGAACCCAGGGCGGAATAGACATCGGCGAACTCTAACCCGATGTAGCCACTGCCGATAATCGTAATCCAGGGGGGAACTGTCTCTAGTTTCAGGGCATCATCACTGGTAAAGACGGTTTTACCATCAATCTCAATGCCGGGGGGAACAAAGGGAACGGAACCAGGGGCGAGAATGATATTCTCAGCACTGTAGGTTTTTTCCCCGTCGGCAGTTTCCACAGTGACTTTTTGTGAGGCGGCAACTTTACCCCAGCCTTGGATGATATCCACTCCGAGGCGTTTGAGGCTGTTCGTCATGTTGTCGCGAATGGTGTTTACCAGGTTATCGGCGTGATCGGCGATTCCCTGGCGATCATATTGAACTTCCCCCACGTGAACTCCCATCGATCGCAGGTGTTGGGTTTGACGGAGTTCCCGCACCCGCCCGGAGGCGGCGAGGAGGGCTTTGGAGGGAATGCAGCCGCGATTGATGCAGGTTCCGCCCATTTCAGCGGCTTCGATAATGGCGGTGTTTAGCCCCTGGGCGACGGCGTGGAGGGCTGCACCATGGCCCCCGACACCGGCACCGATAATAATGAGATCGTAATCAAACCCTTGACTCATAAGTAGTTTCTCTGTGCGTTTAGCCTTCCTATTTTCAACTGTACGGGGGCGATCGGACAACTCTTTGCTGGAGGGGCGGGGGTTGGGAGGGGGGAAAAAAGTTTGTTAGGATCGGCGAGATATGCCGCGATCGCCCGGTTTATTGCTTAGATTGGGTAGCCTAATCTCGTTTGGGTAACGCCGAAATAGCGTTTGCCCCCTTGCTTCTTTCTCGACTTATGGAACATAACACTCCCGATCGCCCGGATGCTGAACCGACATTCCAAGAAACCCTGGAACGGTTGCGTAAAGCGATGAACAGCCATCCCCCAGACTCTGAGACATCCAAGGCGAAACCCGTTGAACCCCCCAGTGATATGCCGACGGATTTAGCGATCTGGGAAGATGCGATCGCCGATATTGAACAATTCCTAGAATCGAAAAACCCCAATTCCCCAGATTCCGATTAGTCGGGCCTTGATGTCGCAGCCTGTCGTTGTCGTCTGACTTCAAAGGCCAACAGGGCGGCGGCGATCGCCACATTGAGGGATTCGGCGTTGGGGCTGATGGGGATGGTAACCTGCACATCGGCAATGTCGAGGAGTTGAGGCGATAATCCCGCCCCTTCATTTCCCAGAAGAATTAACGAGGGCTGTTTCCAGTTCACATCCCAATAGGTGAGGGGGCTATCTAAACAGGTGGCGACAATTTGCACCCCCTGTTGCTGATAGTCTTGTACCGTTGCGAGGAGGTTCTCACAGGGAAGCATCGGCATTTGAAACCAGGTTCCCGCCGAAGCCCGTAAGACTTTGGGGGAGGTGCGATCGACGCTATCTTGGCTTAACCACAATCCATCGATTTCAGCGGCGACAGCGGTACGGATGAGGGTTCCCAAATTTCCCGGATCTTGCAGACGTTCCAGGGCAAATCCCACTCCCGAGGGCAATAGATTGGGAGGCGAGGGGGCTGTTTGGGGGGCAGTGGCGATAACGCCATCGGGGTTGACGGTGGTGGCTAGGGCATTTAAGACATCCTCGCTGACAAGTTCGATGCGTTGGGCCTGGAGTTGCCTGAGAAGTTGGGGATGGCGATCGCCCCAGGCAGGAGTATGACAGAGAACATCGAGGGAATGGTGATGGCGGCTGGCTTCTTCGATGAGGTGGGTTCCTTCGAGGAGGAACTGTTGCTGGAGGCGACGCTGTTTGGTTTGTTGGAGTTTGCGCAGTTGTTTGATGAGGGGATTTTGGAGGCTCGTGAGCATAACGGTGGTAAGGGACAATGCTATGGTTCCATCATCCCTCTTGCTGCCAACATTGTTTCAACCAATCTTTGAGTAATTCTGGAGGGCTACTGTACTGCCGAGTAACGCTCCAAATTTGCAATAACTCTAAGGGAGTTGTCACCGTTACATCCAGAGGACGATAGGGACTGCATTGACAGCTAATCCCTAAATCCTTTAAGCGGTGGTAAATACACCACCGGCTGCATCCGTGAATTTTGAGCTGTGATGGGGAGAGGGACATCAGCTAATGATAGTTAATCTCAATAAATTGTTCCGATTATAAGCGCATCTCTCTCAGGAGGGCAATCGGCTCATCACTTCTTTACATTTTGTAATATTAGCGGGCGATCGCACCCATTAAGCTGCCTCAACTCCTAAATCCGCAGGTTGGTCACCTGTGTTGACGATTAAACACTATATATCTTTAGTTACGCATGACTATTTTTAAAACAAATTCTGGTAACTAGCTAACCTTGAAAACCCTTACTATTTCGAGGTTTTTAGCTGACTTGATAACTATTCTCAATAGCATCGAGAATAGTTTTTTTTTAATAGCTTTTCAAAAAAAAATAGCCTTGAAAATAAAAAATTACTGTGTTCTAATCAAGGTGATGGCAAAAATGTCATTGATACCTGACAAGCGAATCTAAAATCATTCAGGAGAACACCAATGGCTACAGCAACCCCTGTACAAGCATTTGAGCAGGTTGCCGACAACCCCGTTTTACTCCCAAAAACGACGACGGAACCCCTGTGCGAAGGTTTGAATACCCTTCTCGCCACATTCCAAGCGCTGTATTTGCAATATCAAAAACATCACTTTGTCGTTGAAGGAGCCGAATTTTATCAACTCCATGAGTTTTTTCAGGAGTGCTATGATGAAGTTTCCGGTCATGTTCATGATTTAGGAGAACGCCTTAACGGATTGGGGGGCGTTCCGGCGGCCAGTTTCACAAAATTGGCTGAACTTTGTGCCTTTGAACCCGAGGAAGATGGCGTGTTTTCGGCTCGCCAAATGCTCGAAGCGGACTTAACCGCCGAACAGGCGGCTATTTCTCTGCTACGCTCCCAAGCCGCTCAATGTGAGAGTTTGGGCGATCGCGCCAGCCGTTATCTCTACGAGGAAATGCTCCTGAAAACCGAGGAACGGGCCTATCACATTGCCCACTTCCTCGCTCCCGATAGCCTCAAAGCCTAATTTGAGTGAGCCGACTTAGACTGGGCGTCAAACAGGCTTGGATTAACCCCTCGGTTCCATTGGCGAGGAGGATGGGAATGCCAAATTCTCGTTCTAAGTCTTCGACGGTAACATCGTCAAGGAACCGGGTTTCCCCATGTTTGAGCATCACGGTGGGTAAAATAATCCCATTACCGAGATGATGTCGCCGGTTGTGTAAGCCTCGCTTGACATCAGAACCAGTGAGAACCCCAGTCACACTAATCTCTTGCCCCCAAAACTCGCTATTGAGGCTTACCATCTCCACCGTTAGCCCCTCGACGGCGTTAAGTTGGTGTAGAATCTCCCCGAAGGCAGTTCTGACGGCATTCCCGACTACCCAGGTGAGGTGACGGGGTGACTCAATCTTAGAGGGAAGCCGTTGCTGGGCAATGTCCCGAAATTCATCGAGGAAGAGACGAATCGAACCGACACCATTATCAATTTGGGGATAGCCTTCGTAGTCAACTCGTTCCGGCATTTCCTGGCCCGCGAGGAGAAACCACTCGTCGGCTAACCAGGCAAAGGTTGAACCCAATTGTTCTCGGAATTGGGGTTGTAGGGCCTGAACCTTTTGGATGACGGTTTGGGCGGTTTCTGCGGAGACGGGGATGAGTTCATCTTCGGGAGGGCGAAAGCGGGTTAAGCCAACAGGAACGACGGCGACGGAAGCCACGGCGGGAATATCATCGTCATCGAGGTTTTTGCCGAATTGAGCTAAGTCTTGTAGGGTTCGTTCGAGGTGAATGCCGTCGTTAATCCCGGGGCAAACCACAACTTGGGCATGAATTTGTAAACGCCGCTCTTGGAACCATTGTAACTGCTCTAGGATTTGTCCGGCGCGGGGGTTTTTCAGCAGGCGCGATCGCACCTCGGATTCGGTGGCGTGAACGGATACATATAACGGAGAGAGTCGCAGTTGTTCGATGCGTTCCCATTCGGCGGGGGGGAGGTTCGTCAGGGTGAGATAGGAACCATAGAGAAAGCTGAGGCGATAATCGTCGTCTTTGAGATAGAGAGTATCCCGCATCCCCGGCGGTTTTTGGTCAATAAAGCAAAAGGGGCAACGATTATTACATTGAATGAGATTGTCGAATAAGGCAGACGAAAACTCTAAGCCTAAATCGGCATCGTAGTCTTTCTCGATTTCTACGTCATGGAGTTCGTCGTCGCTGTCGAGAACTTTCAGGGTGAGAATTTCGTCAGCACAAAGAAATTGATAGTCGATTAAGTCTCGCGGTGAGATATCGTTGATGGATACCAGGCGATCGCCCGCTTGAAAGCCAATCTCCTCAGCAATGGAACCCGGCAGAACCCTGGTGACGAGGGCAGGTTGAATGGTTGAACGACTCATAACAGCAAGTATAGGGAGTTATTGATGGGGAGTTATGAATAGAGGAAGCTTCTAAAACAGGAATAACCCAGATTTCGTAGCGAAACTGGGCAATTCCCTATTATCATGTCAGCCTATTATAGGAAGAGTGGCCAACGATATTGAACGGATATGAGGGCAGATGGGCAATCTGCTACCGCCTATTCTAGCGATAAAAGAATCCCCAAGGCAAGGGGTTTGATAAAAATTTTCAAGAGCAATCTCTTGCCTTCTTCCCCCCTACTGCCTACTGCCTTCTTCCCCCCTCTTCCCTCTTCCCTTCTTCTATGCCCCTAACCCCCGAACAACACCAAGCCGTCTACGCCAAAGGAAGTGTCGCCATCACCGCCGGGGCAGGAACCGGCAAAACCTATATGTTGGCCCAACGGTATCTGCATCATCTGCGAGACGATGGCTACTCCCCCCTCGAAGTCGTCGCCGTCACCTTCACCGAGAAAGCCGCCCTGGAACTGCGATCGCGGATTCGGGAGATGATTGCCCAAGAGATGCCCGATAACCTCGAACTCCTCGCAGAACTCGAAGCCGCCCCCATCTGTACCTTCCACAGTCTCGCCGCCCAAATTTGCCGCGATCGCGCCCTCGATTTAGGCATTCCCCCAGATTTCCGAGTCTTGGATGCCATTGAGAGTCAACTTTGGTTTGACGAAGCCAGTCTCAAGATTCTCAATCGCCTCCCGGAACATCTTTATGAACAGGTTCCCTATCATCTGCTTGAGGCCATTCTGCCTCAACTCCTCGACGATCCCCTCTCCGTGCAAGCCGCCTTTGAGTCGTCTCCCGATTCCTGGCCCTCCCTGGCCCAACAGCTTCAAGATGAGATCTTTGACGAGATTCTCAACCATCCCCTGATTCAAGAGAGTTTAGAGATTCTGCCTCGCTATAGCGGCAGTGGCAAAGATACCCTGGAACCCGCTCGGCAACAGGTCTATACCGCCCTCTGTCGGCTCCAGGGAGGGGAGCGATCGCCTGAACTGCTCAAAATTCTCATTGAGCGCAATTTCAGCCGTGAACGGGGCAGTAAGAAGAACTGGAAGGCGGGAGGATTAGAGGTGATTCGCCAACAGTTGAAAGACTTGCGAGATTTAGCCAAAACCTATGAAGCGGAACTCCAGGTATTGCACCTGGGGGAGTTGGATGAGGATTTAGCGAAATTATTACCGTCTCTCCAGGAGGCTTTTAATTGGATTTACCGAGAATTACAAACCCGCAAATGTCGCGATCGCGTGTTGTGTTTTGCCGATTTAGAAATCTATGCCTTAGAAGCCCTGCAAGATGAGCGGATTCGTTGTGAGTATGGCGATCGCTTCCAAGCCATCCTCGTCGATGAATTTCAAGACACCAACCCCACCCAGGGGAAGTTTCTCAAGGCGTTAACGCAACAGGCGACGCTCACCGTCGTTGGCGATGAGAAACAATCTATTTATAGCTTTCGCCGGGCTGATATCCAAGTCTTTCAGCAAATGCGGCAACGGATTCAACAAGAGGGAGGAGAGGAAGTTGCCCTAAGTCTGTGTTTCCGCACCCATCCTCGGCTGATTGAACAGATTAATACCCTGTTCCGCCCCCTGCTGAAGCACTTACATCAATCCCTGCGATCGTCTCGTGACGAGATCCCCGATGCTGAACCGGATGTGCAGGTGTTTTGTCTCCCGGAAGCCCCAACCTGGCCCAAGGCCCAGAAACGGGCGGCGGAAGCCTATCGCATGGCGGAGTTCGTGCAACAGTGGCTGGAGACGGGGGAGGTAGCTGCCGGGGAGATTGCCATTTTAGCCCGTACCAATGCCCCCTTGGGAGTCTATGCGGAGGCCTTGGAAGCCCGAGGAATCCCCATTGCTTTGGCGGGAGGGGGTTCGTTGTTGGAGACGCGGGAAGCCAAGGATGGTATGGCGTTGCTGGAGTGTGTTTGTCATCCTGAAGATGATCGGGCGTTAGTGGCGGTGTTGCGAAGTCCCTTTTTTGCCTTGAGCGATCGCGCCCTCTTGTTAATTAAACAACAAACCGATGGCAATCCTTCCTTAACCTGGTGGCAACGGTTGCAACGGGTGGATTGGACCTCTCTTGACTGTGAGGCTGAAGAACTTCCCCCTATTTCGCCGCTGACGGTGTTGGAGGCGTTACGGAAGTTCGCCCAGGAGGAGTCTCCGGCGAGAGTCTTGCAGGAGGGCGATCGCTTGACGGGCTATACAGCGGTGTTAGCCAATCTCCCGAGTTGTCGCCGTCGTCTAGCGGATTGGCGGGGATTTCGGGAGTTTGTGAGGGATATTGAGGGGGGCGATCGCAGTCTGTATAGTGTCGTGCGTCGCCTACAACGATTACGGGCCATGGATGCCGCCATTCCTCGGCTTCCCCTCGATGCCAGTAATGCAGTGTCCTTAATGACCATTCATGGGTCGAAAGGATTAGAATGGAAACGGGTAATTTTAGGGGATTTGTCCGTGAAATCCTCTGCCCGCAGCGACTCCGTTTTATTCGATCCAGAGATTGGGCTGGCGGTGAAGTTTAGTGATGACTTTGAACGAGAGGGAAAGCCATTTCTCTATGTTTATTTACAGCGACTTCAGCGACAACTCGAAGACCAAGAATCCCTACGCTTATTATATGTCGCCTTGACGCGATCGCGGGACAAACTCATCCTAACCGCCTGCGAACCCAAGGGGGGTTTTTTAGAGCAATTACAGCCCGGATTCGACGCCGCCGCCATTCCCCTAGGAACCTGGGAACTGCCCCCAGACGAGGAACTCAGCTTCAGCGCCGCCCCACCTCCCGAACCGTCGCCCTTGGGAGAACTGTTACTCAGGGATTAACCGTTGTCATCCGGGAGTTTTTGCACCACATCCCGAGGCAACTCAGTCAAGTTAACAACCTGTTCTACCGTCATTCCTTGCCGGAGAAGATTGATAGCCACTTGTTGTTTACCTTCCAGGATTCCCCGTTGTTCACCAATTAGCTCTCCTTCTTGGAGAATTTCTTGATAGATGACTGACTCTCTCATGACATCTCTCCTAATAATTTGACGAATCACATCTTCACCCAGGACTAACCCAGCCAAAACTCCCGTGGCTGCTGCCAGGTTGCTGCGAGTCCGCCTGTCTTCTATTTTATCCAGTATGCTCGGCAACTTGGGTCAGAACTTGGGGGCGGAAGGGGCTATGGTATGCGGATTCCCTATTAAATAAAGCTCACCCTTAAACAAACAAAACCCCCTCTCGGGTGAGAGGAGGTCTTGTCGATTATCCTAAGCGTCGGAGTTCAGATTAACCGAACTTACCAGCCGTCGAGGCAATCAGGAAGGCAGCGTAGGTGAAGATATACCCCACAGTAAAGTGAGCTAGACCCACAACCCGAGCCTGAACGATGGAGAGTGCAACGGGCTTGTCTTTCCAACGAACCAGGTTCGCTAGAGGAGTGCGCTCGTGTGCCCAAACCAAGGTTTCGATGAGTTCTTGCCAGTAACCCCGCCAAGAGATGAGGAACATGAAGCCTGTAGCCCAAACAAGGTGACCGAACAGGAACATCCAAGCCCAAACCGAGAGGTTATTGACACCGAAGGGATTGTAGCCGTTGATTAACTGGGAAGAGTTCAACCACAGGTAATCGCGGAACCAACCCATCAGATAGGTGGACGACTCGTTAAACTGGGCAACGTTACCTTGCCAAACGGTGAGGTGTTTCCAGTGCCAGTAGAAGGTCAACCAACCTAAGGTGTTCAGCATCCAGAACATGGCGAGATAGAAGGCATCCCAAGCAGAGATGTCGCACGTACCGCCACGACCAGGACCATCACAAGGGAAGCTGTAACCGAAGTCTTTTTTGTCCGGCATCAGCTTGGAACCACGGGCATCCAACGCACCTTTGACGAGAATCAAGGTGGTGGTATGCAGACCGAGGGCGATCGCATGGTGGACTAAGAAGTCACCAGGACCAATGGTCAGGAACAGGGAGTTGGAACCACTGTTGATGGCATCCAACCAACCGGGGAGCCACACGTTGGCATGGTTGGGCCAAGCGGTGGTGGCAATGCTGTCGGGGTTCGATAGAAGAACGTCAAAGCCGTAGAGGGCTTTACCTGATGCTGCCTGAATCCATTGGGCGAAGACTGGCTCAATCAGGATTTGTTTTTCGGGGGTTCCGAAAGCAACGACGACGTCGTTGTGAACATACAGTCCTAAGGTATGGAAGCCGAGGAACAGAGACACCCAGCTCAGGTGAGAAATGAGAGCCTCTTTATGATCCAGCATCCGAGCCAGAACATTGTTTTTGTTCGTTTCGGGATCATAGTCACGGACAAAGAAGATTGCGCCGTGAGCAAATGCCCCAACCATCAGGAATCCAGCAATGTACTGGTGATGGGTGTACAACGCTGCCATGGTGGTGTAGTCCTTAGCCATGAAGGCGTAGGGAGGCAGGGCGTACATGTGCTGCGCGACCAGGGAGGTAATCACACCTAGGGAGGCGAGAGCCAGACCCAGTTGGAAGTGCAGCGAGTTGTTGATGGTGTCGTAAAGACCTTTGTGGCCTTCACCCAACATTCCGCCGAAAGGAGTGCCTTTGGGGGGATTGTGAGCGCCGAGGATCTCTTTAATGCTGTGACCGATACCAAAGTTGGTGCGGTACATGTGACCTGCGACGATGAACAGGACGGCGATCGCCAGATGGTGATGCGCCATATCCGTCAGCCACAGGGACTCGGTTTGCGGGTGGAAGCCACCCAAGAACGTCAAGATAGCGGTTCCTGCACCTTCAGACGTGCCAAAGACATGGCTAGCGGTGTCAGGACTTTGAGCATACACGCCCCAGTTACCGGTGAAGAAGGGCTTCAGTCCGGCAGGGTGCGGCATGGTGCTGAGGAAGTTATCCCAGCCCACATGCTGACCACGAGACTCGGGGATGGCGACATGCACCAGGTGACCCGTCCAAGCCAGTGAGCTAACTCCGAACAGACCCGCGAGGTGGTGGTTCAGGCGAGACTCAGCATTTTTAAACCAAGAGAGGCTCGGACGATATTTCGGTTGCAGGTGAAGCCAACCAGCGAACAGCATCACGGCTGCCAAGAGCATCAGGAAGATGGACCCTTGATAGAGGTCAGCATTGGTTCGCATCCCGATGGTGTACCACCAGTGGTACACGCCGGAGTACGCGATGTTTACCGGGTTAGAGGCCCCGGCTTGGGTGAAGGCATCAACAGCGCCTTGACCGAATTGAGGATCCCAAATCGCGTGAGCGATGGGACGGATGTTGAGGGGATCTTTGATCCACTGCTCGAAGTTGCCTTGCCAAGCGACATGGAAGAGGTTGCCTGAGGTCCACAGAAAGATAATGGCGAGGTGTCCGAAGTGGGACGCGAAAATCTTTTGGTAAAGATTCTCTTCCGTCATACCATCATGGCTTTCGAAATCGTGCGACGTAGCAATCCCGTACCAGATCCGCCGTGTGGTTGGATCCTGGGCCAAGTCTTGGCTAAATTTTGGGAATTTCGTTGCCATAAGTCCTACAAGGAGATGCGTGCGAGTATCATCCTACT
Proteins encoded:
- a CDS encoding FG-GAP repeat domain-containing protein; its protein translation is MYRRLIQILSGLGLVSCTWMSGAIAHPALYIDSDTPPLRQRELRDGNIRVSVRYEGHPERNNLGHDGNLHYTILYQDWLGSFRVNDEILAVNLGHVSLQDINNNGTPEVIVSGFSGGAHCCTTHNVYSWNGNDFDKISIGREQLGGGTFKDINGDGKLEYLTLAQPFFYAFSSFAGSVPPSRILSFQDGEFHDVSREHPEQLRSVAWQMYLALQERNHEVNGILAGYVAQKALLGEFEEGWEFMLAHYDPDDDSGIGGYNIYNEEREMVGKHPDFPTALQAFLLDWGYIEESDLPGGCGRN
- the lpdA gene encoding dihydrolipoyl dehydrogenase; translated protein: MSQGFDYDLIIIGAGVGGHGAALHAVAQGLNTAIIEAAEMGGTCINRGCIPSKALLAASGRVRELRQTQHLRSMGVHVGEVQYDRQGIADHADNLVNTIRDNMTNSLKRLGVDIIQGWGKVAASQKVTVETADGEKTYSAENIILAPGSVPFVPPGIEIDGKTVFTSDDALKLETVPPWITIIGSGYIGLEFADVYSALGSEITMVEALDKLMPTFDPDIAKIAKRVLLDARDVETYAGVFATKITPGTPVTIELTDAKSKEVVEVLEVDACLVATGRIPVTDKLNLEAVGVETDRRGFIPVNDSLQVTANGEAVPHLWAIGDATGKMMLAHAASAQGVAVVETIQGRDRQIDYRSIPAAAFTHPEISFVGLTEPQAKELGESEGFEVATARTYFKANSKALAEAETDGIAKIIYRKDTGELLGVHIIGIHAADLIQEAANAIANRQSVRELAFNVHTHPTLCEVLDEAYKRSLEAA
- a CDS encoding TrmH family RNA methyltransferase, producing the protein MLTSLQNPLIKQLRKLQQTKQRRLQQQFLLEGTHLIEEASRHHHSLDVLCHTPAWGDRHPQLLRQLQAQRIELVSEDVLNALATTVNPDGVIATAPQTAPSPPNLLPSGVGFALERLQDPGNLGTLIRTAVAAEIDGLWLSQDSVDRTSPKVLRASAGTWFQMPMLPCENLLATVQDYQQQGVQIVATCLDSPLTYWDVNWKQPSLILLGNEGAGLSPQLLDIADVQVTIPISPNAESLNVAIAAALLAFEVRRQRQAATSRPD
- a CDS encoding Asr1405/Asl0597 family protein translates to MSLSPSQLKIHGCSRWCIYHRLKDLGISCQCSPYRPLDVTVTTPLELLQIWSVTRQYSSPPELLKDWLKQCWQQEG
- a CDS encoding Dps family protein; protein product: MATATPVQAFEQVADNPVLLPKTTTEPLCEGLNTLLATFQALYLQYQKHHFVVEGAEFYQLHEFFQECYDEVSGHVHDLGERLNGLGGVPAASFTKLAELCAFEPEEDGVFSARQMLEADLTAEQAAISLLRSQAAQCESLGDRASRYLYEEMLLKTEERAYHIAHFLAPDSLKA
- a CDS encoding TIGR03279 family radical SAM protein; protein product: MSRSTIQPALVTRVLPGSIAEEIGFQAGDRLVSINDISPRDLIDYQFLCADEILTLKVLDSDDELHDVEIEKDYDADLGLEFSSALFDNLIQCNNRCPFCFIDQKPPGMRDTLYLKDDDYRLSFLYGSYLTLTNLPPAEWERIEQLRLSPLYVSVHATESEVRSRLLKNPRAGQILEQLQWFQERRLQIHAQVVVCPGINDGIHLERTLQDLAQFGKNLDDDDIPAVASVAVVPVGLTRFRPPEDELIPVSAETAQTVIQKVQALQPQFREQLGSTFAWLADEWFLLAGQEMPERVDYEGYPQIDNGVGSIRLFLDEFRDIAQQRLPSKIESPRHLTWVVGNAVRTAFGEILHQLNAVEGLTVEMVSLNSEFWGQEISVTGVLTGSDVKRGLHNRRHHLGNGIILPTVMLKHGETRFLDDVTVEDLEREFGIPILLANGTEGLIQACLTPSLSRLTQIRL
- a CDS encoding UvrD-helicase domain-containing protein encodes the protein MPLTPEQHQAVYAKGSVAITAGAGTGKTYMLAQRYLHHLRDDGYSPLEVVAVTFTEKAALELRSRIREMIAQEMPDNLELLAELEAAPICTFHSLAAQICRDRALDLGIPPDFRVLDAIESQLWFDEASLKILNRLPEHLYEQVPYHLLEAILPQLLDDPLSVQAAFESSPDSWPSLAQQLQDEIFDEILNHPLIQESLEILPRYSGSGKDTLEPARQQVYTALCRLQGGERSPELLKILIERNFSRERGSKKNWKAGGLEVIRQQLKDLRDLAKTYEAELQVLHLGELDEDLAKLLPSLQEAFNWIYRELQTRKCRDRVLCFADLEIYALEALQDERIRCEYGDRFQAILVDEFQDTNPTQGKFLKALTQQATLTVVGDEKQSIYSFRRADIQVFQQMRQRIQQEGGEEVALSLCFRTHPRLIEQINTLFRPLLKHLHQSLRSSRDEIPDAEPDVQVFCLPEAPTWPKAQKRAAEAYRMAEFVQQWLETGEVAAGEIAILARTNAPLGVYAEALEARGIPIALAGGGSLLETREAKDGMALLECVCHPEDDRALVAVLRSPFFALSDRALLLIKQQTDGNPSLTWWQRLQRVDWTSLDCEAEELPPISPLTVLEALRKFAQEESPARVLQEGDRLTGYTAVLANLPSCRRRLADWRGFREFVRDIEGGDRSLYSVVRRLQRLRAMDAAIPRLPLDASNAVSLMTIHGSKGLEWKRVILGDLSVKSSARSDSVLFDPEIGLAVKFSDDFEREGKPFLYVYLQRLQRQLEDQESLRLLYVALTRSRDKLILTACEPKGGFLEQLQPGFDAAAIPLGTWELPPDEELSFSAAPPPEPSPLGELLLRD
- the psaB gene encoding photosystem I core protein PsaB, whose protein sequence is MATKFPKFSQDLAQDPTTRRIWYGIATSHDFESHDGMTEENLYQKIFASHFGHLAIIFLWTSGNLFHVAWQGNFEQWIKDPLNIRPIAHAIWDPQFGQGAVDAFTQAGASNPVNIAYSGVYHWWYTIGMRTNADLYQGSIFLMLLAAVMLFAGWLHLQPKYRPSLSWFKNAESRLNHHLAGLFGVSSLAWTGHLVHVAIPESRGQHVGWDNFLSTMPHPAGLKPFFTGNWGVYAQSPDTASHVFGTSEGAGTAILTFLGGFHPQTESLWLTDMAHHHLAIAVLFIVAGHMYRTNFGIGHSIKEILGAHNPPKGTPFGGMLGEGHKGLYDTINNSLHFQLGLALASLGVITSLVAQHMYALPPYAFMAKDYTTMAALYTHHQYIAGFLMVGAFAHGAIFFVRDYDPETNKNNVLARMLDHKEALISHLSWVSLFLGFHTLGLYVHNDVVVAFGTPEKQILIEPVFAQWIQAASGKALYGFDVLLSNPDSIATTAWPNHANVWLPGWLDAINSGSNSLFLTIGPGDFLVHHAIALGLHTTTLILVKGALDARGSKLMPDKKDFGYSFPCDGPGRGGTCDISAWDAFYLAMFWMLNTLGWLTFYWHWKHLTVWQGNVAQFNESSTYLMGWFRDYLWLNSSQLINGYNPFGVNNLSVWAWMFLFGHLVWATGFMFLISWRGYWQELIETLVWAHERTPLANLVRWKDKPVALSIVQARVVGLAHFTVGYIFTYAAFLIASTAGKFG